Proteins encoded by one window of Dioscorea cayenensis subsp. rotundata cultivar TDr96_F1 chromosome 20, TDr96_F1_v2_PseudoChromosome.rev07_lg8_w22 25.fasta, whole genome shotgun sequence:
- the LOC120251455 gene encoding probable protein ABIL1, producing the protein MAPEVHSFTLVVCPTETHSTTTHSFIEDKLQRLFLQVGFWFLFLQSTLTYYVQKKGKCQQQLQQENPTSMSLNDVSMECNKSFVNALQELKSLRPQLYSAAEYCEKSYVHNEEKQLVLDNLKDYVVRALVNSVDHLGTVANKFTDLYEQQRVDALTLELNVSCLNQRILTCQTYTDVEGLRKQQTLSSIIRHQKHYILPETLSKKAQKSPNQQTNAAQTGAPTQSTGDPDAHLPASEDYRLPADREKAASASQSSIRSYPKSATLIPRSNVVSQRFDVKNPPGVLKPLTPFRSFDKSRGFELHRRPLHSKSMLVSLFSKTKSSKQKKLK; encoded by the exons ATGGCACCTGAGG TTCATAGCTTCACATTGGTTGTCTGCCCCACTGAAACACATTCTACAACCACCCATTCCTTCATAGAAGATAAGCTGCAACGACTTTTCCTCCAAGTTggtttttggtttctttttcttcaatcaacCCTCACTTATTATGTgcagaaaaaaggaaaatgccAG CAGCAATTGCAGCAGGAGAACCCCACATCCATGAGCTTAAACGATGTCTCAATGGAATGCAACAAGAGCTTTGTAAATGCCCTGCAG GAACTGAAGAGCTTGAGACCTCAGCTCTACTCTGCTGCTGAGTACTGTGAGAAGTCTTATGTTCATAATGAAGAAAAGCAATT AGTACTGGATAATCTAAAGGATTATGTGGTCCGAGCCCTTGTGAATAGTGTGGATCATCTTGGTACAGTTGCAAACAAATTTACAGACCTCTATGAACAACAGAGGGTTGATGCCTTGACTTTGGAACTAAATGTCTCATGTCTAAATCAG AGAATCCTTACTTGCCAAACATACACAGATGTCGAAGGTTTGCGAAAGCAGCAAACGTTGTCATCCATCATAAGACATCAGAAACATTATATTCTGCCTG AAACTTTAAGCAAAAAGGCACAGAAAAGTCCAAACCAACAAACAAATGCTGCACAAACTGGAGCACCAACACAGAG CACTGGAGATCCTGATGCTCATTTGCCGGCTTCTGAGGACTATCGGCTTCCAG CAGATAGAGAAAAAGCTGCCTCAGCCTCACAATCATCAATAAGAAGTTATCCTAAGTCAGCTACCTTAATTCCTCGATCAAATGTGGTTTCACAAAGATTTGATGTTAAA AATCCTCCAGGGGTTCTGAAACCTTTGACGCCATTTAGATCCTTTGACAAGTCCAGAGGCTTTGAGCTTCACCGTCGCCCACTGCATAGCAAGAGCATGCTTGTATCTCTCTTCAGCAAAACCAAATCCTCCAAACAAAAGAAACTTAAGTGA